One window from the genome of Ciconia boyciana chromosome 8, ASM3463844v1, whole genome shotgun sequence encodes:
- the LOC140655835 gene encoding scavenger receptor cysteine-rich domain-containing protein DMBT1-like, producing the protein MPTMSSTSENYSCGGLLSSPSGTLQSPFYPRNYPNNANCVWEIEVKSNFYVTLAFSDVQMEGGRCLSDYVEVYDGPLQTSPLLGKFCSGSFRTYTSSANLLTVRFYSNSRYTYRGFQAAYYSTPADQSTTLLCLPDYMHAVVSRYYLQSQGYSAWKLSLNDPYCKPSITSEYVIFDIPYTRCGTVREGNNNTIIYSNLIRGSSSGALITRNKNLHLHITCKMLQNTWEQIMYVAEDNFEVNETQYGRYDVNLTFYHSASFSRPVNDSPYYIDINQNLFLEAYLHSSDSNLVLFVDTCVASPTPHNFTTVTYDIIRNGCVQDSTYATYYSPYRHVVRFKFNAFQFIHNNPLVYLQCELVVCRAHDYSSRCYQGCITTSKREASAGQDSVTVVAGPIQLQEAAAENRNARDFK; encoded by the exons ATGCCCACCATGTCATCGACCTCAG aaaattattcttgtgGTGGCTTGCTTTCCTCTCCATCTGGGACATTACAGAGTCCATTTTACCCCAGAAATTATCCAAACAATGCCAACTGTGTTTGGGAAATAGAAGTAAAGAGCAACTTTTATGTTACACTCGCGTTTAGTGATGTTCA GATGGAAGGTGGCAGATGCCTGTCTGACTATGTGGAAGTCTACGATGGGCCACTCCAGACCTCTCCTCTCCTTGGGAAATTTTGTTCTGGTTCTTTTCGCACATACACATCTTCCGCAAACCTGCTGACTGTCCGATTTTACAGTAACTCTCGATACACATACCGGGGGTTTCAGGCTGCCTATTATTCCACTCCAGCAGATCAGAGCACTA CACTGTTGTGTTTGCCAGACTACATGCATGCAGTTGTGAGCAGATACTACCTTCAGTCACAAGGCTACTCTGCCTGGAAGCTCTCCTTGAATGACCCCTACTGCAAACCCAGCATTACATCAGAGTATGTTATATTCGACATACCGTACACTCGCTGCGGCACAGTGAGAGAG GGAAACAACAACACAATAATCTATTCCAACCTTATTAGAGGATCCTCTTCTGGTGCTCTAatcacaagaaataaaaatcttcacttGCATATCACCTGCAAAATGCTCCAGAACACATGGGAACAAATAATGTATGTTGCAGAGGACAATTTTGAAGTCAATGAAACTCAGTATGGCAGATATGATGTAAACCTTACATTTTATCATTCTGCATCCTTCTCACGGCCAGTGAATGACTCACCATACTACATTGATATCAACCAGAATTTGTTCCTTGAAGCTTACCTGCACAGCTCGGATTCAAACCTGGTGTTGTTTGTGGACACATGTGTGGCATCTCCCACTCCCCACAATTTTACGACAGTAACCTATGATATAATTCGGAATGG gtgtGTTCAAGATTCTACCTATGCTACATATTATTCACCCTACAGACACGTGGTCCGGTTTAAATTCAATGCCTTCCAGTTTATTCATAACAATCCATTGGTTTACCTGCAGTGTGAGCTAGTGGTGTGCAGGGCCCATGACTATTCTTCCAGATGCTACCAAGGTTGTATTACTACGTCCAAGAGAGAGGCAAGCGCTGGCCAAGACAGCGTGACCGTTGTTGCTGGCCCAATACAGCTtcaggaagctgctgctgagaaTAGGAATGCAcgtgattttaaataa